A window of Paenibacillus sp. 19GGS1-52 contains these coding sequences:
- a CDS encoding extracellular solute-binding protein, with product MKRGTKRLTLVLLMSLLISLVAGCGGGNNNAAQENGVKENATAVQGEPTAEPLKKVKLTWYLVGDAHKDQDKIIAEWNKMLEKDLNTTIDVKFTTWNDWLTKYNLLLTSGEKIDMIFASNWADFYKLSKQGAFLDLKELLPTYAPVTWGNVPKQDWESVTVAGGIFAVPNTNSEYTPDGYVYRADWLKEFGLPEFTDLASIEAYMDAVKTKKNVTPINGAAYENVNRLFRFSSDFQMISGEIIGATSYDNPRDIQIVPFTDEYEAWVKKMKEWEEKGYWNKNSLSSKQEAGDFIKTGQGALYWRNPSSAGGFINEVKAKGLKMDIGYFPFTRFHNYVIPTLPIANGMAVPKSAENPERSLMVLDKLRNDPAYFNLMTYGIEGTHWAKGEDDKTIVIPAPGVDLNVTPRYDIASWGWRYEPNMKKEKGGWDGLDALKEEFKPISKPDIFGPIYLDYEPVKTELAAVNQVFEQYGKPLMLGLTQDVDASLTTYREKLKSAGVEKLLAYVKEESTKYFDEKGIQ from the coding sequence GTGAAAAGGGGAACAAAGAGGTTAACGCTCGTGCTGCTAATGTCTTTACTGATTTCGCTGGTAGCGGGCTGTGGAGGCGGAAATAACAACGCGGCCCAGGAAAACGGAGTGAAAGAAAATGCGACTGCCGTTCAAGGTGAACCGACTGCAGAGCCGCTGAAGAAAGTGAAGCTGACCTGGTATCTGGTTGGTGATGCGCATAAAGATCAAGATAAGATCATTGCGGAATGGAACAAAATGCTGGAGAAAGACCTGAACACCACCATTGATGTGAAGTTTACGACGTGGAACGACTGGTTGACTAAATATAATCTGCTGCTGACCTCCGGTGAGAAGATTGATATGATCTTCGCCTCCAATTGGGCTGATTTCTACAAGCTGTCTAAACAGGGAGCTTTTCTGGATCTGAAGGAATTATTGCCAACTTATGCTCCTGTAACCTGGGGGAATGTACCGAAGCAGGACTGGGAATCAGTAACGGTAGCTGGTGGAATCTTCGCGGTACCGAATACCAATTCAGAGTATACACCTGACGGCTACGTATATCGTGCAGACTGGCTTAAAGAATTCGGTTTGCCGGAATTCACGGATCTGGCTTCCATTGAAGCTTATATGGATGCAGTGAAAACCAAAAAGAACGTAACTCCAATTAACGGCGCAGCTTATGAGAATGTTAACCGCCTGTTCCGTTTCTCGAGTGATTTCCAAATGATTAGCGGCGAGATTATTGGCGCAACATCGTATGATAATCCGCGCGATATTCAGATTGTACCGTTCACCGACGAGTACGAGGCTTGGGTGAAGAAGATGAAGGAGTGGGAGGAAAAAGGCTATTGGAACAAAAACTCTCTTTCCTCGAAGCAGGAAGCTGGCGATTTCATTAAGACTGGACAAGGCGCTCTTTACTGGCGGAACCCGTCTAGTGCGGGTGGGTTTATTAATGAAGTGAAGGCCAAGGGATTGAAGATGGACATCGGGTATTTCCCGTTTACTCGTTTCCACAACTATGTAATCCCGACACTTCCAATTGCCAACGGCATGGCTGTACCAAAGAGTGCAGAGAACCCGGAGCGTTCGCTCATGGTGCTCGACAAGCTGCGTAACGATCCGGCATATTTCAACCTCATGACTTATGGAATCGAGGGCACGCACTGGGCTAAAGGCGAGGACGACAAGACCATTGTCATTCCGGCACCTGGTGTGGATCTGAACGTAACACCACGATATGACATCGCAAGCTGGGGCTGGCGGTACGAACCCAACATGAAGAAAGAAAAAGGAGGCTGGGATGGGCTAGACGCATTGAAAGAAGAGTTCAAGCCGATCAGTAAACCGGATATTTTTGGACCGATCTATCTGGACTACGAGCCGGTGAAGACAGAGTTGGCTGCAGTCAATCAAGTCTTTGAGCAATATGGCAAACCGCTGATGCTGGGCTTGACTCAGGATGTAGATGCTTCCTTAACAACCTACCGCGAAAAGCTGAAGTCAGCCGGAGTGGAGAAGCTGCTGGCGTATGTGAAAGAGGAATCCACGAAATATTTTGATGAAAAGGGAATTCAATAG